In Dromaius novaehollandiae isolate bDroNov1 chromosome 4, bDroNov1.hap1, whole genome shotgun sequence, a single genomic region encodes these proteins:
- the SPR gene encoding sepiapterin reductase isoform X1, which translates to MEPGPGPGPGPGPGRWGPAACVLTGASRGFGRSLARLLAPRLGDGSVLLLLARSAEPLAELAAELRRGAAALRVECVPADLGTEEGLRRAARALRELLPAAPAARLLLINNAGSLGDISKSFVDLTDLHEVNSYFAFNVSSALCLTSTALEAFGKRPGVSRTVVNVSSLCALKPFKNWALYCSGKAARDMLFQVLALEEPDVRVLNYAPGPLDTDMQLLARTQTGDPELRQHLQGLQESGQLIDCAVSAQKLLKLLEEDTFRSGAHVDFYDV; encoded by the exons atggagccggggccggggccggggccgggaccgggaccggggcgCTGGGGCCCGGCCGCCTGCGTGCTCACGGGCGCCTCGCGGGGCTTCGGCCGCAGCCTGGCGCGGCTGCTGGCGCCGCGGCTCGGCGACGGctcggtgctgctgctgctggcgcgcTCGGCGGAGCCGCTGGCCGAGCTGGCGGCCGagctgcggcgcggggcggcggcgctgcgggtcGAGTGCGTCCCCGCCGACCTGGGCACCGAggaggggctgcggcgggcggcccgggccctgcgggagctgctgcccgccgccccggccgcccgcctgCTCCTCATCAACAACGCCG GCTCGCTGGGAGACATCTCCAAATCCTTCGTAGATCTCACTGACCTGCATGAAGTCAACAGCTATTTTGCCTTCAACGTCAGCTCGGCGCTTTGTCTCACCTCCACCGCCCTGGAAGCCTTCGGGAAGCGCCCCGGCGTCAGCCGGACGGTGGTGAACGTCTCTTCGCTCTGCGCCCTGAAGCCCTTCAAGAACTGGGCGCTGTACTGCAGCGGGAAGGCCGCCCGCGACATGCTCTTCCAGGTCCTGGCGCTGGAGGAGCCCGACGTCCGCGTGCTCAACTACGCGCCGG GTCCTCTGGACACGGACATGCAGCTCTTGGCCCGGACTCAAACCGGGGACCCCGAGCTGCGTCAGCACCTGCAGGGCCTCCAGGAGAGCGGGCAGCTGATCGACTGCGCCGTGTCGGCCCAGAAGCTGCTGAAGCTCCTGGAAGAGGACACCTTCCGCTCCGGCGCCCACGTGGACTTCTACGACGTCTga
- the SPR gene encoding sepiapterin reductase isoform X2, whose amino-acid sequence MEPGPGPGPGPGPGRWGPAACVLTGASRGFGRSLARLLAPRLGDGSVLLLLARSAEPLAELAAELRRGAAALRVECVPADLGTEEGLRRAARALRELLPAAPAARLLLINNAGSLGDISKSFVDLTDLHEVNSYFAFNVSSALCLTSTALEAFGKRPGVSRTVVNVSSLCALKPFKNWALYCSGKAARDMLFQVLWTRTCSSWPGLKPGTPSCVSTCRASRRAGS is encoded by the exons atggagccggggccggggccggggccgggaccgggaccggggcgCTGGGGCCCGGCCGCCTGCGTGCTCACGGGCGCCTCGCGGGGCTTCGGCCGCAGCCTGGCGCGGCTGCTGGCGCCGCGGCTCGGCGACGGctcggtgctgctgctgctggcgcgcTCGGCGGAGCCGCTGGCCGAGCTGGCGGCCGagctgcggcgcggggcggcggcgctgcgggtcGAGTGCGTCCCCGCCGACCTGGGCACCGAggaggggctgcggcgggcggcccgggccctgcgggagctgctgcccgccgccccggccgcccgcctgCTCCTCATCAACAACGCCG GCTCGCTGGGAGACATCTCCAAATCCTTCGTAGATCTCACTGACCTGCATGAAGTCAACAGCTATTTTGCCTTCAACGTCAGCTCGGCGCTTTGTCTCACCTCCACCGCCCTGGAAGCCTTCGGGAAGCGCCCCGGCGTCAGCCGGACGGTGGTGAACGTCTCTTCGCTCTGCGCCCTGAAGCCCTTCAAGAACTGGGCGCTGTACTGCAGCGGGAAGGCCGCCCGCGACATGCTCTTCCAG GTCCTCTGGACACGGACATGCAGCTCTTGGCCCGGACTCAAACCGGGGACCCCGAGCTGCGTCAGCACCTGCAGGGCCTCCAGGAGAGCGGGCAGCTGA